CTCCCGCGATGGACGCGAGGACGAGCGTCGCCACCCACGCCACCAAGAGCACGACGACTCGGCGCCGAGAAACATCTCGCCACTCGTCTCCCTTGCTCTCCATCCACTGATGCCAGCGATCTCCCTCGGCATACGCCTTCCGTAAGTACAACCGATGCCGGGGGGATCGCGCCAGCCACTCGGGGGCGAACGGGGCCGGGTCGGTTTCAACAGGGCCGGAACCGCTCGCATGTCATCGAGCCCAACGCCGTGTTTCGGGTGAGCTTTCGGGCTTGAAGAGGCAGGATGCCTTCGGGATGCGGTGGACGCAGACCGTGCGCCCTGCTACCCCTCGCGGAAGCCCGATGCTAGGAGTCCCTTCAGCAGTTCTTCGTGCTTGCGTTCGTCCGCCTCCATGCTTGCGGCGAGGAGTCCCATCGTGCCGCCGAGGTGTTGCGAGAAGTCCCGACCGCCTTCCTCCGCGGCTCGCTCCTTCTGGATCAGGCGCTCCACGTCCCGTCGGGTGATTCCGGAGGCGTGAGTCGTCGCCGTGCCTCGATCCAGCTGGAAGGCGAGGGAGGCGACGATCTCCGCATGGCGCAAGCTGTCCGATGCGATTTGGCGGAAGACCGCGCGCGTCAGCTCGTCCCGTGCTTTCTGGGCCAGTTGCATGCACGAGGTCACGGCGGTCTGCTCCCCCCGCACCCGCTGGCGCAAGGCCCTCACGAGGTCGCGGTCGGGGCCTGTGTCCGGCTCATGTTCCGCCCTTACTCGACCGCGCGTGGCTTCCCCCGTTCGCTCAGCGAGTTCCGCGGCCGCCTCGAGGAAAAGACGGGGCGGAGCCGAGGTGCCCGCGGGCAGGTCCGCGAGTCGCTGGGCGACCCTCCGCGCAATTCGGCGCGCTTCGCCCCTCGCCGCGAAGGCGGGGAAGAGGGTCCGAAGTCGACGTCCGGACAGGTATTGGGAGACTGCGGAGGGTGCCACGCCCAGCAGCTCCGCCGCCCGGCGACCCGAGAGCCCCATCTCCTCGACGAGCTCCCGGGCGACCAGTCCCTGGAGAACTTGAACCCAGCCTGTAACTCCGATTGAAATCCTTGGCATGGTTCGAGAAGGAACCACTCCTTTGATAAGGCTTGGGCGTTGTTCACGCCGTGAACATCTCCTCCGAAAGCTCACGTGCGAAATGTTTATAACGGCCTTATATCTTGGCCCGGGCGGGTCGATTTCGGTCGGCCGAAAGCGGAGCGTGCATCCGATGGTTCCCAACGGTGGCTCGGGGCTTGCGACGATTCGGGGAGGTTGACTCGTCTTGGTCGCTTACGTCGAACTCCTGTTACTGGGGGCGGTGGCCGGCTTCACGATTTTCTTGGGCCTCCCCCTGGCCGCGTTGCAGAAGGTGAGCTCGAACGTCAAGGGCTTCCTGAACGCGATCGCCATGGGCATCCTCGTCTTCCTCATCGTCGACGTCTTCGCCCACGCGCTCTCCTCCGTGGAGGACGCGACCGTGGGTGCGTTCACGGGGACGGCGCCCTTGGGAGACGCCCTGATGGCCCTCCTCGCCCTCTTCGGCGGCCTCGCGGTCGGACTCCTCGGTCTGGTCCTCTATGAGGCGCGGTACCTCAGGCGGCGCGGGGCCGAGGCAGCATCCCCTAGCGCGGACGCGTACCGGCTCGCAACGATGATCGCGATCGGCATTGGTGCGCACAACTTCAGCGAGGGCCTCGCGATCGGGCAATCGTACGCCTCCGGTTCCATCGGGCTCGCCCTCCTCCTGATCATCGGCTTCGGGGCGCACAATTCCACGGAGG
Above is a window of Thermoplasmata archaeon DNA encoding:
- a CDS encoding ZIP family metal transporter; this encodes MVAYVELLLLGAVAGFTIFLGLPLAALQKVSSNVKGFLNAIAMGILVFLIVDVFAHALSSVEDATVGAFTGTAPLGDALMALLALFGGLAVGLLGLVLYEARYLRRRGAEAASPSADAYRLATMIAIGIGAHNFSEGLAIGQSYASGSIGLALLLIIGFGAHNSTEGFGIAGPLTGLAKRPTVRFLITAGLIGGGPTFLGTIVGSVWSSAFTYVLFLSVAGGALVYVTLMMYNVGRRQAPNTILMVGIFVGLVAGFATVLLVTLGGA